In Desulfobacterales bacterium, the sequence GCCTTAAAACACAAAGGAACACCGCTATACAAATTGGCACGGCAGGGTCGACCGGTTCAAAAGCCGGCGCGACGCGTTTATATAACAGACATAAAAATTCTTGAAATAAATCTGCCGCTGGTTCATTTAGAGGTGTCGTGTTCCGCCGGAACTTACATTCGCACCTTGTGTGCCGATATCGGCAAGCAGCTGGGATGTGGCGGCCATTTGCTGGCCCTCAAGCGCACCGAGAGCAGCGGTTTCACAATTCATCAGGCTATATCGCTGCCACAACTGGAAAAGCAGGCAACAAACCGGGCATTTAATGGCAGTATAATCAGCATGACAGATGCCCTGGCAGATATGCCGGGGTATACGGCCGATCAAGATTTGAAAAAAAAAATCAAATATGGTCAGCCGGTTCAAAAAACAGATATTGATCTGGATCGTATGCCAGCAGATGTATTCAAACAAGACACTTATCTGAAAATTATAGATGCCAACAATGCATTGCTGGCTGTGATCAGGTATTTGAAAAACCAGGACAAATTTGCTTACACCTGTGTTTTTCAAAATTAAACATGACAGAAGCACCATCAAGGACCATTATCCGAACAGGAGGCTGTAACAGTGGTTTTCGACACAGAAGAAAAAAAGAAATTGATTGACAAATTCAAACTTCACGAGACAGACACCGGATCGCCGGAAGTTCAGGTCGGTTTATTGACCTACCGTATTTCCTCCCTCACTGAGCATCTAAAAATTCACAAAAAGGATCATCATTCCCGCAGAGGTTTGCTGATGCTCGTCGGCAGGCGCCGCAGGCTGTTAAACTATGTGAAACACAAAGATGTCAATCGCTACCGGGCGATCATCGATACGCTGGGGCTGAAACGGTAAATTGCAGAATCGGCGCATCCCTTTCGTGTCAAATTTCAACGGTTTCAGCGCTGGAATCTCAGACCGTTGCGGACCGGCGCGGCAACGATACATGACATATTCGCTGCTAGAAACCCAATTCTTAAGACATTTAGAATTGATCGCTCAAGACCGTTTACCGTAATGTATTTTAAATTGCCAGATTGAACAGCTGGCTTAATGCCAACTTAAAATGACGGCATGGTTTACAATTTAGGAGAAAAAATGGAAATTTTAGTAGAGGAAGAACTGGGAGGCAAAACTCTCAATATCCAGGCCAATAAAGTTGCCAAACAGGCATCCGGGTCCGTAGTCGTCCAATATGGAGACACGATTGTCCTCGTCACTGTAGTGGCTGCCCATGAAGAGAGGATATCAGATTTTTTGCCCCTGACCGTAGAATATCAAGAAAAAATTTATGCCGCCGGGCGCATTCCCGGTAACTATTTTCGTCGTGAAATTGGACGACCTAGTGAAAAAGAAACCTTAACTGCCCGCCTGATCGATCGACCGATAAGGCCCCTATTTCCGAAAGATTGGCGCTATGAAATTCAAGTTATTGCAACCGTATTATCCATGGATCAGGAAAATGACCCGGATACGCTGGCAATGATCGGCGCTTCGACGGCACTGGAGATTTCAGACATCCCATTTGCAGGTCCGATTGCCTGTGTGCGGGTGGGCCGCATCGACGGTCAGTTGAAAATCAATCCCCCCACATCGGAATTGGAAAATAGCGATATCAACATCATCGTTGCCGGCTCCAAGACCGGTGTGGTGATGGTGGAAGGCGGCAGTGATGTGGTCAGTGAAGCCGATATGCTCGAAGCGATTTTTTTCGGTCATCGCGAAATGCAGCCACTGATTGATCTGCAGCTTAAACTAAAAGAAACACATGGACGGCCGAAAAGAACGTATACCCCGCCGGAAAAAGATCCGAAGCTGGTCGATATGCTGAATGAAACGGCAGCCGGGCGGTTGCGAGAAGCAATTTTAATCCCTAAAAAAACAAAACGCTCAGCAGCCGTACGCGAACTCAAGGCCGAAATATTTGAGAACCTGGGCGAAGACTATGAAGACCGCAAATCGGAAGTGTACGCCATATTAAAAGACCTGCAGAAAAATATCAGCCGAGACCTGATTTTGAAAGAAAACCGTCGTATCGATAATCGCAAATTCGATGAAATCCGACCGATCACCTGTGAGGTGGGGTTATTACCCAGACCCCATGGCAGCGCCCTATTCACCCGTGGCGAAACCCAGGTTCTGGGCGTATTGACACTGGGCTCCGGACAGGATGAGCAACGGGTTGAAACATTGTATGGCGAAGAATTCAGACCCTTTATGCTGCATTATAATTTTCCGCCATATTCTGTGGGCGAAACCCGGCGTATCTCCGGCCCGTCGCGCCGTGATATCGGACATGGCGGGTTATCGACCCGCGCGATCGAAAGAATATTGCCGGATAAAGAAAAATTCGATTATACCATTCGACTGGTCTCAGAAGTTTTAGAATCCAACGGTTCTTCTTCTATGGGCACCGTGTGTTCCTGCTGTATGGCCTTAATGGACGGCGGAGTGCCCATCAAGACGCCGGTGGCCGGTATTGCCATGGGCCTGGTAAAAGAAGAGGATCAAGTCGTCATTCTTTCTGACATCTTGGGAGATGAAGACCATACCGGTGATATGGATTTTAAGGTGACGGGCACCGAAGAAGGAATCACCGCGCTGCAAATGGACATCAAAATCCACGAACTGTCCAAAGAAATCATGCAAAAGGCTTTGGAG encodes:
- the rpsO gene encoding 30S ribosomal protein S15, with protein sequence MVFDTEEKKKLIDKFKLHETDTGSPEVQVGLLTYRISSLTEHLKIHKKDHHSRRGLLMLVGRRRRLLNYVKHKDVNRYRAIIDTLGLKR
- the pnp gene encoding polyribonucleotide nucleotidyltransferase, giving the protein MEILVEEELGGKTLNIQANKVAKQASGSVVVQYGDTIVLVTVVAAHEERISDFLPLTVEYQEKIYAAGRIPGNYFRREIGRPSEKETLTARLIDRPIRPLFPKDWRYEIQVIATVLSMDQENDPDTLAMIGASTALEISDIPFAGPIACVRVGRIDGQLKINPPTSELENSDINIIVAGSKTGVVMVEGGSDVVSEADMLEAIFFGHREMQPLIDLQLKLKETHGRPKRTYTPPEKDPKLVDMLNETAAGRLREAILIPKKTKRSAAVRELKAEIFENLGEDYEDRKSEVYAILKDLQKNISRDLILKENRRIDNRKFDEIRPITCEVGLLPRPHGSALFTRGETQVLGVLTLGSGQDEQRVETLYGEEFRPFMLHYNFPPYSVGETRRISGPSRRDIGHGGLSTRAIERILPDKEKFDYTIRLVSEVLESNGSSSMGTVCSCCMALMDGGVPIKTPVAGIAMGLVKEEDQVVILSDILGDEDHTGDMDFKVTGTEEGITALQMDIKIHELSKEIMQKALEQARVGRIHILNKMLETIREPRKEISPYAPTITTIKINPDKIREVIGPGGKIIRGIQSETNTSIEIDDSGMVKIAAYSKEEGQAAIKMVEDLTQEPEIGAIYEGTVVKVTDFGAFVQILPGTDGLVHISQLANRRITKVTDVVKEGDSLKVKVLEISRDGKIRLSHKAVLEEKHGRERK
- the truB gene encoding tRNA pseudouridine(55) synthase TruB: MQAQQQSGIIVVNKPTDISSAKVVAKVKHLLNAKKVGHAGTLDPFAEGVLVCCINDATRLAQFLLTGNKTYDATLKLGIETDTQDSTGAVIATKAVRGYTEKEITSTVQKFIGSIKQQPPIFSALKHKGTPLYKLARQGRPVQKPARRVYITDIKILEINLPLVHLEVSCSAGTYIRTLCADIGKQLGCGGHLLALKRTESSGFTIHQAISLPQLEKQATNRAFNGSIISMTDALADMPGYTADQDLKKKIKYGQPVQKTDIDLDRMPADVFKQDTYLKIIDANNALLAVIRYLKNQDKFAYTCVFQN